tggggtgttggtcgacagccggctgaacatgagccagcagtgtgcccaggtggccaagaaggccaacggcatcctggcttctatcaggaacagtgtggccagcaggagtagggaggtgatcgtccccctgtactgggcactggtgaggcggcgcctcgagtactgtgttcagttttgggcccctcactacaaggacattgaggtgctggagcatgtccagagaagggcaacaaggctggtgaggggtctagagaaccgAGTCTTATGACGAGCGGCTGAAGGAAGATaaggctgtttagcctggagcagaggaggctgatggggggaccttattgctctctacaactgcctgcaaggaggttgtagcgaggcaggtattggtctcttctcccaagtaactggcgataggacaaaaggcaatggcctcaagttgcgtcaggggaggtttatataggatattaggaaaaatttctttactgaaagagtggtcagacattggaacaggcttcccagggaggtggttgagtcaccatccctgaaggtgtttaaaaaacgtgtagatgtggcacttcaggatatggtttagtaggcatggtggtgttgggcacatggttgtacttgatgatctcagaggtcttttccaacctataattctatgaactTCCCTTCCATTATTTAGTGTGGCTTTACCATGTTCTAAAAGCAACAATTAAACTCCAAAAATTAACAGTTTCTGGAAACGAGTAACATCTCGTTTTAGAGCTGAGTGTTTTACAGCTAGCATGTTCATTTGACATGGATTCTGAAAATGTATCTAGCACAATAAACAGTTATTTACAGGAAGGAAACCCTTATTTtcacaacagaaaataatttaagaaaatgacCTTGTGTCAGCATTTGGCTGTGTTTAACttgaatgtatttatttcacCAGGAAGGTTTTTTTGACCTTTGTCTAAAATGCACCAAAACTGCGGAAAAGATACATGCTTTATCATACTTTTTCAGTTGGCTTTTACAAAAGGATACTATTCTGATCATCCAGTAAGGCAGTACAGCCGAGATATATTACTAACTTATTACGTTCCAAGAGTCTTTTGTATTAAAAACTATTATCATCCCCCAGCAAGCTGCACAAACAACGCATTTGTGTGAAATTtaatagagggtttttttgtacaTTCAAATTTATTGGTAAGTGAATTGTGTGAGTTTAGAGAGAGGCAGAGCAACTGTACAATTAAATAAACGAGCCTAGTGTATAGAAGCCAATGCAATCTTTTTTATGTAGCTTATCAATAGCACTCACTGGGCACTGAATTACCCACGAGCTTTTAAGCATGTAGAACAAGGGCACTGTGTTTATTTCTTGGCTGTCCGAATTCACTTGGCTGTTAAGAAGTGGGTGGCATTCAAATAGGACTTGCTGCACTCACACACCAGCCTCTCATTTTCTGAACGAATTTAGGTAAGACAGGAAGTATTGGTTTTTGCATGTTAAAAATGAGCGTCTTTATTACAGTTGTTACCATTCTGTGTTTGGTAAATGCTAATCTTATGCTCCTAAGTATTTCTCTTGGTATTGTAAGTTCTTTTATATTTTCTCTCACCTTTGCATTCTAACAAAGACTAAATCCCACCTCTTTCCTGTCCAAGCAGATCTTGCCTAGCATAACCATGCAGAGTCTGAAGTAAATTTGGTCTTACTGAGAATAAACAGCCATCAGTCTTTCTAAATAATTACATTAAATTGCAATTAGTTTTCCCTTACGATGGAAATAAAACTTACTTACAAACATAAAGAAACTTATACAGTGGGAGCTAAAAACCATTTAGTGTAACTGGGATGGAGAGAAATCCACTGATTTTTTAAAACCTATTTAGACTACTATGCAGGTCATTTTCAATTTGGACAATCAGTCCACACATCTCTAACAATAATGTCTTTTCTGCCTATTACTAAATTATGAATTACATACCTGTTACATACACTTAAACATCCTGTTCCATGTTGTGGTTAAACTTTGCCTTAGACATCACGCTGTGTCATTGAAAATAATACCTGAGAACTTGTTTAAGACTTTTGCACTAGTTACAGATACACATTGTCTTACTGTTTTCAATTTGCTGGCAAAAGGTATTTGTTAAAgtcttgaaaataatttctaagcTGGCTAGAGAGAAGACTTCACAATAAGCCACTCTCTATTTGGAGTGCTACAGATTGAAAGCTTACAGGCTGTTGGTAATCTATTATTTTGCTTATCAATTATGGTTTCAATTGGACTCATAAGCCCTTTGTTTTTTCTCAGCTTGGAATTCTACACGTTAAATGAGTGTTATCAAACATTAACAAATCAAAaaactcttcttaaaaaaaagtatgaaatttACACAGAGAATGATAACTTCTGTCATTACAGTCTAAACTTACTATTAATTGCTAAAATCATCAAAATATACCAACAGAGTACGTGTCAGTGAGTCTACTTCAAGTTCTGGGAAACTGATGGGTATGGCTTCTGTCTCTAGACACTGAAAGAGGAATGAAACAGCTTTTATTTGCAGTGAGACAAGCTTTGACATTATATTGCAATGTCACATCTGGCAACAGAAAGCTTTGTTGCAGAGGTCCTGGCTGTTTTTGACACTGGGAGAGCCTGGGCTTGAGAAGTTCTTCTGTACTAGAGATTCTGCATACTGTTGCACTAGCACATACTCTCTTCTTCTAGGTCAGTATGAATCATTCCTTATTTCCCCCTACTTATATATGGGCATCCACTCTTGGAagcctcttctttctttccactgcAAACCAGAAGACAAGATTTGCCACTTGGCATAGTCTGACATTTTCCaccttcctgctcctcttcctatTTCTAAACTGTTTAAGGTAGGGCACTTGCATGTGATACTGTTTTGCCTCTCAGTCATGTCCCCACCTAGCCTCAAATGATTTATGAATGCACTAAGATAGTTTCAACTTCATTTGACAATTGAGCAAAAATGCAGAGATTGAGTTTAGTGAGAACTGTTGTATTCTTAAAGGCAAGAGACACCAAAAGCACTTCCATCTGCAGAATACAAATTTTACCAGTCTTTATGTACCAGAAAACTGACATGCAGGAGAACCACAGAAAACGTTACCGTGTTTGTTCTGCTGCCCACAGAATTATTTGTTAGATATTATTCCCTGGAGAGCAAAGCTAGCGTAACTATGGGTTTAAACCTGAAAAAACTGGTACGTAGCACTCTTCTGAGATGGGAACAGATTCCACAATGGTGCATGGTCCATATGTTGCCAAAGTTGTATTTGTGATGAGATCCTTATTAATTAATGGAAGCTGCACATCAAAACAATCTACAATTCAACAGATTCATGTTGAGTAGCTGCTTCTAAGAGTCCATCAATGGTATGTGTACAAATTTTTGCATGAGACTAAATTGTTGCTCTCCAGAAAACTTTGCTTTACAAGTTCTACTAGGGAAATTTTTCTCCTGTGCACTGAGGACAGCTGTAGTGACAAATCATTATATCACATGAGTTCCACAGCAATGACTACAAGACGTACTGTTAGAAAGACCATAGTCCACCTCACTAGTATATGTTTATTTCACACCATCTGATCACAGAGACCTCTATGATGGAGCATCTGGAAAAGCTGATGGAAATATTTGTTGCACAAAGGAATTACTAGtttagcttcatttttctttagtAAAACGAACTGGATTCAATCGAACATACTCTTCAATATCTACAAGAAAGGGCTCGAGCTGCAGATTTATTTCTTAGCGTTATATGTCACTGGAGCCCTCTGGTGGTGGTCTTGTTGGTATGATGCTTCCTTAAAACCACCACCGGTGACAAAGTTCTAGCATTAAGCATCTGTGCCAAAAATAACTTCATTAATTAAAAACTAACAGCAGTGTTCTTCACATTGCAGGAACACATACATGAAGTAAACAGTGGGACAATGGAAAGACCACTCGAAGCTACCAGGATGGAAAAGAGCACCTCTTCCTGTTTTCTCATGGAAAGAAAGACTCATGTCAGGATTGATAGGAAAGAAGTCATGCTAGCTAAGCTGAGCAAGAGCTGCTCCTGCACCCCAAAGAAGCTGAAGAACTTTGTCATGGACTTCCTTCCTGTTTTACGATGGCTTCCCAAGTACCAGTGCAAAGAGTACATTTGGGGGGATGTTATGTCTGGGTTAGTGATTGGGATCATTTTGGTGCCCCAAGCAATCGCATACTCGCTGCTGGCAGGTCTGAAGCCCATTTATAGTCTGTACACATCATTCTTTGCCAACATCATCTATTTCTTAATGGGCACATCGCGTCATGTCTCAGTTGGCATTTTCAGCTTGATAAGCTTAATGGTAGGACAAGTTGTGGACCGAGAACTTCTCTTGGCTGGCTTTGACTTGAGTGATGATGCCCCACCAGCCTTGGGTGATGGCTCTCTGCATAATGACAGTCAGTCCAACACAACTGCCTTCAACCTTACAATAGCAGGGATGAATGCTGAGTGTGGAAAAGAATGTTACGCTATTGGCATTGCTACAGCCTTGACATTCGTTGCTGGAGTGTATCAGGTAAGTGATTGCTAATATCCAAAGGCGAGGTATGAAGTTCCTAAAGCTTCTTTGCATGACATATGGTTTGGTATGGCTCTCTTTCAATGAGACATCCAGCATCAGTTCACTTCAATGACCTTGGACTGTTTTCTCCAGGAAGCCTAACTGTAGGCAATTCAAAGAAAGCATGAGGTAGACAGTTTTCTTAGCTACTAGCAAGCACAGGTAAAACAAGAGTCTTCTGCAAGATCGTTAACATTTTTCTGATACTGTACTGTCTCTTAGCCCTGCTGCTTTCAAGGGACCATTAATCCAATACAGACCTTACCACGAGGGAAGCCCCCAGATAGCTCTATACTTCAACAATGCAGAAATAATTCTGTTTCCTTAGATACTTTAATAAAGGTGCAGACCCACTCACCTACTTCTACACAGGTTCGGAACGTGCTGCTCAGTGTTTTGCTAGTGGGTACTATGTTCTACCAAACTGCTGTCCAAAGATGATTCAGAAGCAGAAATGAGAAGAAGGGAAATAGATTGATGAACCTACTTTTCAGACAGGGGCTGTGCTGGACACATTGAGACTCACCAACGTGCTGCCTGTCACAAGGGTATCAACAGAACATAGAAGAAAGCATGATGAACATATTTACCTATTAATTGCATACACATATGAATTAAGAAAGAGCTAACCATCTTCCTGTTTACTAAGAAATTTCAGGTCACATTTATGAACAAAAAAATGCCCTTGTGAATCTATATTTTCCAAAGCCATCAAAGGAAGGAGAAGCAACTAGTTGAGGAGAGTATCCTGCAATCTGGGAAAGTTCGTGAGCTCTTCTGCCACTTCTGACCTCAGGCATGCCACAAAGGCTGCCTGTGCTCCACTTTCTGTTCACAGGGCTAAAATTaaaagctgtttaatacaacAGTGCCACTAAAGTAGAGATCTTAGCTGTTGTCATTCAAATTCTATTTACAAAGCAATGGCCGTAAGTTTAAACTTTATGCACTTTAAGACAGGCCAAAACAAAATTTGCTTTGATATAACAGAAGCATTTTTGGATCCACTGCTCTTTTGCATAGGAAATAAAATTCAGACAAGCCACTTCTGTGGAGTCACTTCAGACCAATGTCTGACTGACCCTGTCTCAAACTTCTCATTCACCTCTTGGGTTTGTAGTATCCCACAACAGTAAAAGCAACCACATGTTTTAAAAGAAGACTGGAAACATCAAAGGATAATTACTGTTTTAAGATTCAGGCAGCCAAATGCTATCCGCCTTCATCTAGTTCTCTCCCATCTGTATTTAATTATTTGCAGCACCATTCAAGGCTCAtcgttttttttctgtgtctcctCAGGTTCTAATGGGAATCTTTCGTCTGGGTTTCGTATCTATGTACCTATCTGAGTCTGTACTAGATGGCTTTGCAACTGGTGCTTCCTTAACCATTTTAACAGCTCAAGTGAAGTATCTGATTGGAATAAAAATCCCACGTAGCCAAGGGCATGGGATGCTTGTTATTACCTGGATTAACATTTTCCGGAACATTTCTGAGGCTAACCTTTGTGATGTTATCACAAGTGCCATTTGTATCATGGTGCTGGTCACTGCTAAGGAACTGGGAGATCGGTATAAACataagctgaaatttccttttCCCACAGAGCTGGTAGTTATTGTTGTGGCAACACTGGTGTCACACTACGGGAAGTTAAATGAAGTGTATGCGTCCAGTGTTTCTGGAGCTATTCCAACAGGATTTATTCCCCCCAAGGTACCACATTTCAACTTAATGCTCCGAGTCGCTGTAGATGCTTTGCCTCTTGCCATAGTCAGCTTTGTCTTCACTGTATCCCTTTCTGAAATGTGTGCAAAGAAATATGCTTACACCATTCGAGCCAATCAGGAAATGTTTGCTGTGGGCTTCTGCAACATCATTCCTTCTTTCTTCCACTCTTTTGCAACTAGCGCAGCTCTGGCAAAAACACTCGTCAAAACATCTACAGGCTGCCAGACTCAAGTCTCTGGAGTAATTAGTGCAATGGTGGTTTTGCTGGTGctgctcttcttggcacctctcTTCTACTCCTTGCAGAAGTGTGTCCTGGCTTGTATCATCATTGTCAGCCTCCGAGGAGCCCTGAGGAAGTTCCGAGATGTGCCAGCACGGTACCATGTGAATAAGGTGGACACACTTGTTTGGGTCGTTACCATGTTTGCTTCTGCCTTGATCAGCACAGAAATAGGGCTGTTGGTTGGCATTGTTTTCTCCATGTTATGCATCATTGTTCGGACACAGCGGCCACGGACAGCCCTGCTTGGTCAGATCCCAGACACCACCTTTTATGAGGATGACTTAGAATATGAAAATCTCTCTTCCATTGCAAAGGTCAAAATATTCCGTTTTGAGGCCCCACTTTACTATGCAAATAGAAACTACTTCCTAAAGTCTCTGTATAGATTGACTAACTTAGACCCTAACCTAGAAGCTGCTAGAAGAAAGAAATACGAGAAGAAGGAAAAGCAGCATCGGAAAAAGGGAGATCACTCAACTGCTAATGGATTGGGCATTGGAGAAACCACTCTTCAACTAGTTCCTAAGCAAGTCAATTTCCAGGCCCTTGTTGTAGATTGCTCTTCCATCTCATTTTTGGACACCACTGGAGTTAATACTCTAAAGGAAATCCTGAAAGACTACAAGGACTTAAACATTTCTGTTCTCCTGGCTTGCTGCAATCCCTCAGTGACAGACTCTCTGAAAAGAGGAGGTTACTTTGGGAATGATTTTGGAAGTATGCAGGAAATGCTGTTCTACAGTATACATAACGCTGTGCAGTTTGCAAAAGACCAAAAGCTTCCAGCAGATTGCTCTGTTTAACCCTGTGTCttcaagctcctgtgcagcctgctgtaggtgaccctgcttcagcaggggggttggactagatgacccacagagctcccttccaatccctaccagtctgattctgtgattctctgatgaTTCACTACAAAACTGACAGATGGGGAGGGGCAGCTGACAATAATTAAATTATCAGACACACAGTTGGCTGTGTACAGTAATGGGCCTCGAAGCCATTCTCCGCTGAAGAGCTCTGCTGTTTGTCAGACGCCACATTGAACAGCCACTGGGGATGCAATCCAGGATCAAGATGGAACGGATTGGATTATTACCTGCATCTTCACTTTAAAATGCAGGTCATGTGCAATGTATCTGGAATTGACTTCTCCCTTGTGCCATGATCATGTGTGACCCAACATATACGTCATGAGACTGTTGTGCTGGAAGGTCTGCCCAGTGTTAGCTGACTCTCCCAGAGGTTTAATGATTGATTTGTGTTAAGAGGGCTAAGCCATTTCCATGAAAATGCAATCAATCTAGTATCTTGGACACATGGTGGTTTAAATTCTGGCTTGCAAGGCCCTGCCCCTTCCCTCGTTCTATGTGTGCTCCTAAACAACTCTATTAGCATACaaataaaatgtgtaaaatatTGTGGAATGTACCATCTCTCTCCACCTTGATTACACAGAATTAATGACAGAACCTGCCACAGGAGAAGAAACCATGATCCATCACAGGTTCCTCTCAAAACCATCATTTCCAAAAATTACTGATGGAGTCACCTGTGTTACTTGTTTCCATCTGGGGCAATTAATTACTGCAGGTTATGATACCCTTAACGATGCTGGAAGAAATATGATGCACAACATTGCAACCAGTGAAAGGATAAACGAGGTTCAGAAAAATGAATGGTTTTAACTGGCAGTCATAGTTACCCAAGTAGTTGTACCATCCTGTAAAAATAAGCTGCCTCTGGTGGGCAGATGCAACTCTAAATCCGGGAAACATAAGGATGATCAAACATAAAACCTCAGAACTGTGACGCAGCACAGCAAGTTCTTCCTACAGCTGCCTGCCTGGGTGCaaagagaaactggagaaaagaGGGTAGGGTGGGAAGGTAAATCTGTGATCTGCCTAGAAGGGGAGTGATGGGTCAGCCAGAACTGCCTGTCTGGTCTTCTCTGATGCAATGCTAAACAAGCTTTGCAGTAGGAGACTTGGGCCAAACAGAGGGAGCAATGCTTTCTAAATTGTGTATCCCCATACGCTGGAGAAAACCCACCACTGTTTGTACATACTACagattttctggggtttttttcctcctatcaTATTATCCTTTGATTTGAGGTCCACAAAACCATGTTTTCCAGGGCTGGAGTTTTCTATAATAATTTGCATTAactgctgttctttctgctttgtgtCAAATGATACCCCCAGAGTCAGTTACATTGTTACATATGCATGTTCTCTCCTTACAAATAAGCACAGATTTAGAGTTTCACTGTAACACAGTTAGTACTCCAGTGTTCTGGCCCATGGCATTGGCAGGATAACCTCTCTTCATACTCAAGCTTATAATTACAGACACCTAAGCTCTCCTCATTCATGGCTGGTCCACACACAGCACCAAGCACGGAAGAAAATTCTGTCACATCTGCGCCTCTTACAATTATCAGACTCTAGAAATAGGTTCCATGTATGCAGAAGCCATTCACTGCTGTGCCATTATATAATAAAAGCCAGGTCAACACATCATGTGACTTTGTTATTTCAACTTTTCAGGTCACTAACGAAAGAACACTCAAACTGAGGTTCTCCAGGTGTCCCAAAGCCTGCCTGGCTCTCAAGaacaaatattttgttaaaacaaaagcAGTGCATTCCCATGAGACAgaataaaaaatgtcttcacaGGGACTGAGAACAGCAAAATATTAGGTAAATGATTCAATGCTgacattttcatacactccttaTAAACAAGTGTTATCAGCTGCACACTGTTAGTACTGCCAGAGCTGCAAAACCTGACAGAAATGTCTGTAGAGAGATTGACCATTGGAAGCATTTTCTTGCCATAAAACAATTTCATTACATTATTCTTTAAATTGCTGACTTTGTACGACTAGCTTCTTTCTGTCATAAAAGCCAACGGGCAGAGCACAAGGACAAAGTATTGCTTTGTGTCTGCTTTTGTTTGTAACCTTTCTTTGATAAGGCAATCTCTCTTTTAAGGTCCTGCCAGGGCTTAGCATGAGCAAGTGGGTTTACAGGAATTACTGCCAGACAGTATCAATACAGATACTCTTCTGCTGTTGTGCCAAAGCAAGCTGTCATTGAAAGTCAACTATAATTGTTTCAGTATGAAAGAACACACATCCTAGCAATCTAAATTTCTTTTATCTTTATGGGTCAAGCTACCAGTCTAgaacttaaaggaaaaaatgcaaaaatactctTAGCTCTGGATGAATctcattttaaaagagaaaaatgaaagagagattCTAATGGAAGTGTGTCTctggagaagaatgaagagaggCTGCCCTTCTCTTACCAGCAGGCTGAGAAATTAAGTCAGAAGtctctttttcatcttatttacgGTAAGAATGGCACCAAAGGATACCTAAGCAAAGAAACTTGGCTATGcataaaatggggggggggtaaGC
This DNA window, taken from Opisthocomus hoazin isolate bOpiHoa1 chromosome Z, bOpiHoa1.hap1, whole genome shotgun sequence, encodes the following:
- the SLC26A1 gene encoding sulfate anion transporter 1, producing the protein MERPLEATRMEKSTSSCFLMERKTHVRIDRKEVMLAKLSKSCSCTPKKLKNFVMDFLPVLRWLPKYQCKEYIWGDVMSGLVIGIILVPQAIAYSLLAGLKPIYSLYTSFFANIIYFLMGTSRHVSVGIFSLISLMVGQVVDRELLLAGFDLSDDAPPALGDGSLHNDSQSNTTAFNLTIAGMNAECGKECYAIGIATALTFVAGVYQVLMGIFRLGFVSMYLSESVLDGFATGASLTILTAQVKYLIGIKIPRSQGHGMLVITWINIFRNISEANLCDVITSAICIMVLVTAKELGDRYKHKLKFPFPTELVVIVVATLVSHYGKLNEVYASSVSGAIPTGFIPPKVPHFNLMLRVAVDALPLAIVSFVFTVSLSEMCAKKYAYTIRANQEMFAVGFCNIIPSFFHSFATSAALAKTLVKTSTGCQTQVSGVISAMVVLLVLLFLAPLFYSLQKCVLACIIIVSLRGALRKFRDVPARYHVNKVDTLVWVVTMFASALISTEIGLLVGIVFSMLCIIVRTQRPRTALLGQIPDTTFYEDDLEYENLSSIAKVKIFRFEAPLYYANRNYFLKSLYRLTNLDPNLEAARRKKYEKKEKQHRKKGDHSTANGLGIGETTLQLVPKQVNFQALVVDCSSISFLDTTGVNTLKEILKDYKDLNISVLLACCNPSVTDSLKRGGYFGNDFGSMQEMLFYSIHNAVQFAKDQKLPADCSV